The segment TGCTGCCGGTGAATACAATGCGTCATAAAAGGCCATGAACCATACCCGGATAACAACTATCGCTGTGATAAGAGAAATACTGTATTTCAGGACGATATCACAGAACTCCAAAGGAATAAGTTTTTTCTCTTCTGAATCTGAAGCAGTTTTTCTTCCGGTATCACTTTTCAACCGGGATTCTTTAAGATAGTTCAAACGTGAATCAAGGTACTTCCAGATAAAGAACGCAATGAAAACAATAACAAAACTCTTTATACATGTTCTTAATAAGGCATACGTTAAAACAGAATATCCAAGGCTTCTTATCGCAAAAAGAGAAACAACAAAGACGATAAAAACCGGATAAATTATGGTTATTATGCGATAGATAAGTTTTCCCAACTGGCTTTCAACATTTGGCAACAATTTAAATAGTAATGTTTTCTGTGTTGCAAGCCATAGCAAGAGAATCAACATCCCTACACGGTAGATAAACCAGAGTAATTCAATCACATCATGCTTGTAGCTAAAAACGGTCAATACAGAAATTGTTGATAAAGAAATCAAAGAAAACAATAAAATGGCATTTAAGGACTTATACAGGTGTATGGGTGAAACGTAAGCAAATGAGGTGATAAGTTTTTTATCACCCTTTTCCGGACTAATAGACTCGACAAGGAATCCCTTCAGCACCTTATATGCTGTTATCAGAGTTAATACCAAGATTACTGCAATTATAGCGGGATCATCGATACGAAACAGAACTGAAAATATGAGAAAAAAGATTGTTATCAACAGAAAGGTTATACTTTTCTGAGCTATGATGAAAAGGCCGGGCAGCAATCTGGATTTATAATAGGATACATATACTTCGTACAATGCCTGTATCCTGCCAGCAGACCATTTATAAAAACGCCTTTTTATAAACCATAATCCGGCAAGGAGTGTTGTTAATAATCCCAACCGTATCCAAAAAGTAATAGTACCTTTTTTCTCATAGAGATATGCCATCATCCTTCTGCCTTTTTCATCGACAGAGGCAAAAAGGTAGTCTATGTGGCCATAAAGGTCTGTCAAATCCGTATACACTGCCTTTATTGTTTCTACCGAGATGTCACTTTCTTCTCTTGTCCAGATATTGGCGGCCCGCAAGGCAAGCAATTCTTCTTTCTTCTTTTCCAACAAGGTTAATGCGTCATTTTTTATTTCAAGCCGTTCGTTCAGTCTCTCTAATCTTGCTGAGATAAGTTTCCGCTGTTCGTCCAGTAACTCTATTCTTTGATAAGCATATTCTTTTGCCATCTGTGCCAATTCTTTATTCTGAAAAGCAGCTATTTCGTTTTCCGTCCGTACTGCTTCGTTATATGCCTTTGTAAGGTTATCAGCCAGTAAACTTTCTTCTTGTTGTAAAAGTCCAATCAAATTCTCTACTGCGATTCTTGAATATGAAAACCGCCTTATTTCTGACTCCACTTTTTTCAGGGATTCGCCGATCTCGGACGGTATAATACTTTTGTTTAGTAAAAGTCCTAAATCTGCTTCGAGTTTCTTATATTCCGTAATATCCCGGTACCTCTGCGTACCATCGGTAATAAGCTCATCTTTTCTTCTTGCAACAAGCCCGGCTTGCCTGTGAACCTCAGCTTCGAGTTCCAGCACCCTCTTTCTCTCCGGAGAAACAGCAATCTGTTGTTTTAATGCTGCCTCCTCCTCCTTTCTGACCGCTTCCTGGAAAGCTTTTTCAGCCTCTGCCCTTGTTTTTTCGGCAATTTTCAAATGAACTTCCTCACTATTTCTGGCAGCTTCCAGCTCTATTTGTTTTCTTTCCAGCTCTTCAGACTCTTTCTTCTTTTCCAAACGGTTTATCTTCTCCGCCAGAAAAGCGACATTAAGATCCGCATTTTTCAGTATCTGCAGTGCCTGATCATAGCGGATATGTGCTGTTTTTAACCGTGTCTGAAAAATGGTAACCCATTTTTCGTTTACCAATCTTCTCAGGTGTAAAATTTTCTCAATCTTTTCCTCTGCCTTTTTTATCAGTTCCGGGTCATCAATCTCTGATTTCATCAGTTCTAATTCCCTTGCAAGGGATTGCTCCCTCTCGGAGGTTCTCTGTTTAACGTCTTCCAGTTCCTGGGTAAAAAAGGATACAATAGCATCTCTTTCCTTAAGATTAGCCTGAGACGTTGCCGTGTAACCTCTTGAAACATCAATCTCTTTTCTTATTGTTTGAATCTGTTCGTAAGGGACAGTCTTCAGTGCTTCATCTATTTTCTGAATAGATTCCAGCAATGCCACCTGATCATCATAAGCCCTTAATTGCCTTCTCAGGGCTGCGATCTGATCCTCGTAAGTCTCAATCAATTCCTTATCGACATCGATCCTTTCTCTGAAAACGGAAAGTTCCTTATTAAGGAATTCAAAAAATCCTGGGTCAATATCACTTGCCCTGTAATCCCTGCTCTCTTGCCGCAATGTTTCCAGTTCGGCATTTGCCGACTCAATATCCGTTTTTAAA is part of the Candidatus Jettenia sp. AMX2 genome and harbors:
- a CDS encoding mechanosensitive ion channel → MFWNHIPEKKRNIFPVILLYLGICFWYVNFSLSATVQATERRTGEIKIAEMGITVRAEDVEKAREKTEETRSHAEKTIRELELLISDLKTDIESANAELETLRQESRDYRASDIDPGFFEFLNKELSVFRERIDVDKELIETYEDQIAALRRQLRAYDDQVALLESIQKIDEALKTVPYEQIQTIRKEIDVSRGYTATSQANLKERDAIVSFFTQELEDVKQRTSEREQSLARELELMKSEIDDPELIKKAEEKIEKILHLRRLVNEKWVTIFQTRLKTAHIRYDQALQILKNADLNVAFLAEKINRLEKKKESEELERKQIELEAARNSEEVHLKIAEKTRAEAEKAFQEAVRKEEEAALKQQIAVSPERKRVLELEAEVHRQAGLVARRKDELITDGTQRYRDITEYKKLEADLGLLLNKSIIPSEIGESLKKVESEIRRFSYSRIAVENLIGLLQQEESLLADNLTKAYNEAVRTENEIAAFQNKELAQMAKEYAYQRIELLDEQRKLISARLERLNERLEIKNDALTLLEKKKEELLALRAANIWTREESDISVETIKAVYTDLTDLYGHIDYLFASVDEKGRRMMAYLYEKKGTITFWIRLGLLTTLLAGLWFIKRRFYKWSAGRIQALYEVYVSYYKSRLLPGLFIIAQKSITFLLITIFFLIFSVLFRIDDPAIIAVILVLTLITAYKVLKGFLVESISPEKGDKKLITSFAYVSPIHLYKSLNAILLFSLISLSTISVLTVFSYKHDVIELLWFIYRVGMLILLLWLATQKTLLFKLLPNVESQLGKLIYRIITIIYPVFIVFVVSLFAIRSLGYSVLTYALLRTCIKSFVIVFIAFFIWKYLDSRLNYLKESRLKSDTGRKTASDSEEKKLIPLEFCDIVLKYSISLITAIVVIRVWFMAFYDALYSPAAPYIVQKTFRYVNSVFDTIKRWMQYRFVFEEGRYTTPVKIIFALIILIIAFFAARYIKNLLEEKVFNKFRLERGPRQTLSNIIRYTIVAIAAVIGLNMAGIPLRSLTIFAGAFGIGVGFGMQNIISNFVSGIILLFERPLRVGDVITLEDGVLGTIERINARSTTLLTPDGITITVPNAKFIDNRVTNWTLPTSRLRGVVKVGVAYGSDVNLVKKCLLDIAKQNTNVKIYPEPFVRFAEFGDNALKFELYFWGDDPGKRWFTMSELHFAIDEVFRKNNIVIAFPLRDIHIRSVVPFPVPFQDKQGEMKKDEFQDTILKKTNE